A genomic region of Candidatus Ancaeobacter aquaticus contains the following coding sequences:
- a CDS encoding M48 family metallopeptidase, protein MKKISFICVLLLFFVSACSTVQYTKRSSLILVPESQEIALGITSFQEINQKEKISTDASQKALIEKVGRKIAAVADRPDYKWEFVLFDAPDKVNAFALPGGKVAFYTGIMPLCADENGVAVVMAHEIAHAIARHGAERMTHQLAAGFAGDVLSSAITKQTPNAQKAILTGYGLASQYGAILPFSRKQEYEADHIGLILMAKAGYKPSHAVDFWSRMNTLNKKSKIPEFLSTHPTDEKRIKQIQERIPEARGYLQQ, encoded by the coding sequence ATGAAAAAAATTTCATTTATTTGTGTGCTACTTCTTTTCTTCGTATCGGCATGCTCAACAGTGCAATATACAAAACGAAGTTCATTGATTCTTGTTCCGGAGAGTCAGGAAATAGCTTTAGGGATTACATCATTTCAAGAGATAAATCAAAAAGAGAAAATAAGTACAGATGCTAGTCAGAAGGCTCTTATAGAAAAAGTTGGCCGCAAGATTGCCGCGGTAGCTGATAGACCTGACTATAAGTGGGAGTTTGTTCTTTTTGACGCGCCTGATAAAGTAAATGCCTTTGCGTTACCAGGAGGGAAAGTTGCGTTTTACACAGGTATAATGCCTTTATGTGCTGATGAAAACGGTGTTGCGGTTGTCATGGCGCATGAAATAGCTCATGCAATAGCGCGGCACGGTGCGGAAAGAATGACACATCAATTAGCCGCAGGTTTTGCAGGAGATGTTTTATCATCAGCAATTACTAAGCAAACGCCCAATGCCCAAAAAGCAATTTTGACCGGGTATGGACTTGCTTCGCAATATGGGGCAATTTTACCTTTTAGCAGGAAACAGGAGTATGAAGCAGACCATATAGGATTGATATTGATGGCCAAAGCAGGATATAAACCTTCACATGCGGTTGATTTTTGGTCTCGTATGAATACATTAAATAAAAAAAGCAAAATTCCGGAGTTCCTTTCGACGCATCCTACCGATGAGAAGCGAATTAAGCAGATACAAGAGAGGATTCCTGAGGCAAGAGGGTACCTGCAACAATAA
- the amrS gene encoding AmmeMemoRadiSam system radical SAM enzyme, translating into METRRKFIEKIIKGTCALTLASRIDFSGAKHFNYFGKDAYASTPASHEALYYTKMKNTSVVECSLCPWMCRVPDGSRGLCKVRENRAGTYYTLNYGKPCTIHTDPIEKKPLYHYLPGTNAFSLATAGCNMGCEFCQNWRISQFGPEEVQSIDMPPKNIITAAKKSGAPTIAYTYSEPVIFYEYMRDIAQLARQENIGNVMISNGFIQKEPMKILCKDLTAVKIDFKGFTNTFYRKVCHGELEPVKDTLLLLKEIGIWFEIVVLIVPTLNDSSAEITEMCRWIYKELGPDVPVHFSRYYPTYKIVNIPPTPIRTLERARKIAMDSGMHFAYTGNLPGLDGENTFCPNCKKAIIKRVGYFIESVDMKDGHCAFCGQAIPGVWSQKNALSWYTKGM; encoded by the coding sequence ATGGAAACGAGAAGAAAATTCATTGAAAAAATAATTAAGGGAACATGTGCGTTAACACTTGCATCAAGAATAGATTTCTCCGGCGCTAAACATTTTAATTATTTTGGTAAAGATGCATACGCATCGACTCCTGCATCTCATGAAGCGCTCTATTATACTAAGATGAAAAATACCAGTGTGGTAGAATGCAGCTTATGCCCTTGGATGTGTCGTGTCCCTGATGGAAGTAGAGGGTTGTGTAAAGTAAGAGAAAACAGGGCTGGTACCTATTATACCCTTAATTATGGAAAACCATGTACCATTCATACTGATCCCATAGAAAAAAAGCCTTTGTATCATTACCTTCCCGGAACAAATGCATTTTCTCTTGCTACTGCAGGATGTAATATGGGGTGTGAGTTTTGCCAAAATTGGCGTATATCTCAATTTGGTCCTGAAGAAGTCCAGAGTATTGATATGCCACCAAAAAACATTATTACTGCGGCAAAAAAAAGTGGAGCGCCAACAATTGCATATACGTATTCTGAACCTGTCATATTTTATGAATACATGAGAGATATTGCGCAGTTGGCACGCCAGGAGAATATTGGTAATGTAATGATCTCAAATGGATTTATACAAAAAGAACCAATGAAAATATTATGTAAAGATTTAACAGCCGTAAAAATTGATTTTAAGGGTTTTACCAACACCTTTTACAGAAAAGTATGTCATGGGGAGTTAGAACCCGTAAAAGATACGTTATTATTATTAAAAGAAATAGGAATATGGTTTGAGATCGTTGTGCTTATTGTGCCGACATTGAATGATTCATCAGCAGAAATAACTGAAATGTGTCGATGGATATATAAAGAATTAGGACCAGATGTTCCGGTTCATTTTTCACGCTATTATCCTACGTATAAAATTGTTAATATTCCTCCCACACCTATTCGTACCCTCGAAAGAGCAAGAAAAATTGCTATGGATTCTGGTATGCATTTTGCCTATACGGGTAATTTACCCGGTCTTGATGGGGAAAATACTTTTTGTCCCAATTGTAAAAAGGCAATTATAAAACGTGTTGGATATTTTATTGAATCTGTAGATATGAAAGATGGACATTGCGCATTTTGTGGACAAGCTATACCGGGTGTCTGGAGTCAAAAAAATGCTCTTTCTTGGTATACTAAGGGGATGTGA
- a CDS encoding 4Fe-4S binding protein, with the protein MSHKINEKCQKAGECLKVCPVDAISEGDPIYIIDPEACIDCGACISVCPHDAIDSE; encoded by the coding sequence ATGAGCCATAAAATTAATGAAAAATGTCAAAAAGCAGGTGAGTGCTTAAAGGTATGCCCGGTTGATGCAATTTCTGAAGGAGATCCCATATATATTATAGATCCAGAAGCGTGTATTGATTGTGGTGCATGTATAAGTGTTTGTCCTCATGATGCTATCGATTCTGAATAG
- a CDS encoding MBL fold metallo-hydrolase: protein MSDFKIVFGGVRGSHCVPGADTVATGGNSTCVEVIAGGNRIIFDAGTGIIPIGKEIRKEYFSKANKGKNKSLVMYLFFTHTHHDHTEGLPFFEPAYFGTTKIYMFGPRTLSQDLEKVLENAMIPPFFPITMEDMGAQKIINNLTEKNIVLIHSKGAKPVTLNKFIDSYTMKKESVKIGVLKNYSHPRDGVHVYSVEYKGKKVVFSTDVEGYAGGDQRLIQFSKGADVLIHDAQYVKESYANPKYPKQGWGHSTIDMAVEVAQKAEAKKLVLYHHDPDDTDKMVNEKEKQAQKRFPNTLAAREDLIITV from the coding sequence ATGAGTGATTTCAAAATTGTTTTTGGGGGTGTCAGAGGAAGTCATTGTGTTCCTGGCGCAGATACCGTTGCCACTGGTGGAAATAGTACATGTGTTGAAGTTATTGCAGGTGGAAATAGAATAATTTTTGATGCGGGGACAGGCATTATTCCTATAGGGAAAGAAATTCGTAAAGAATATTTTTCAAAAGCGAATAAAGGCAAGAACAAATCTTTAGTAATGTATCTCTTCTTTACACATACTCATCATGATCATACTGAAGGCCTGCCATTTTTTGAACCCGCTTATTTTGGGACAACGAAGATATATATGTTTGGCCCGCGTACCTTAAGTCAGGATTTGGAAAAAGTTCTTGAAAATGCGATGATCCCACCATTTTTTCCTATTACTATGGAAGATATGGGGGCTCAAAAGATTATTAATAATTTAACCGAGAAAAATATTGTGCTCATTCATAGTAAGGGAGCAAAGCCAGTTACCTTAAATAAATTTATTGATTCGTATACAATGAAAAAGGAGTCGGTAAAAATAGGTGTTTTAAAGAATTATAGTCATCCACGTGATGGGGTGCATGTATATTCAGTTGAATATAAAGGGAAAAAAGTTGTTTTTTCAACTGATGTTGAAGGATATGCCGGTGGAGATCAGAGGCTAATACAATTTTCTAAAGGAGCAGATGTGTTGATTCATGATGCGCAATATGTAAAAGAATCTTATGCAAATCCTAAGTATCCTAAACAGGGCTGGGGGCATAGCACTATTGATATGGCTGTTGAAGTTGCTCAAAAAGCAGAAGCAAAGAAATTAGTATTATATCACCATGATCCAGATGATACGGATAAAATGGTAAATGAAAAGGAAAAGCAAGCGCAAAAACGTTTCCCAAACACGTTAGCAGCTCGTGAGGATTTGATCATTACGGTTTAG